From the genome of Anopheles moucheti chromosome 3, idAnoMoucSN_F20_07, whole genome shotgun sequence, one region includes:
- the LOC128302844 gene encoding LOW QUALITY PROTEIN: chaperone protein DnaJ 2-like (The sequence of the model RefSeq protein was modified relative to this genomic sequence to represent the inferred CDS: deleted 1 base in 1 codon) — MNTPNYYAALAVREDAPMREICQAYQQYAPLCHPESKDYDPEAFPIKNLEQREYWLLINEACEVLTNAEWRARYNVGTLKEHFPVYEFSGNCFEIFQHFAINPRSYALMPPDENNNETAAPHELDIASLLTVPSLVFHLELEIEECFHGTTKEITFPRSFTVEGRYRTVWQTMAIPISPYMRHGGLFQMKGFGHRIDEMWSDVSVILVVKPHHTFTVVGDDLMVNVTVPLSAALFGGILHVRSIDQKLLTTDIIPPFPTALPMVKQFQGEGMKTPTGRGNLFVNIYPTIPRVPHHLLYDATRIIHAIDAQHLPHTVARVKLINGTVRALSRVITLLLLPPRTAQF, encoded by the exons ATGAACACACCAAATTATTATGCAGCTTTGGCCGTGCGCGAAGATGCGCCGATGAGGGAAATTTGCCAAGC CTATCAGCAATATGCTCCATTATGTCATCCGGAATCGAAGGACTACGATCCGGAAGCGTTCCCGATCAAGAATCTCGAGCAACGCGAGTATTGGCTGCTGATCAATGAAGCGTGCGAGGTTTTAA CGAACGCAGAGTGGCGTGCTCGCTATAATGTTGGTACGCTGAAGGAGCACTTCCCGGTGTATGAGTTCAGCGGCAACTGTTTCGAAATATTCCA ACATTTTGCTATCAATCCCCGTTCGTACGCACTAATGCCGCCCGATGAAAACAACAATGAAACAGCAGCTCCTCATGAGCTGGATATAGCATCACTACTGACCGTACCATCATTGGTATTTCATTTGGAGTTGGAAATTGAAGAATGCTTCCATGGAACAACGAAAGAGATCACCTTCCCGAGAAGCTTTACCGTCGAAGGTAGATACCGTACGGTCTGGCAGACGATGGCCATCCCGATTTCACCGTACATGCGCCACGGCGGTTTATTTCAAATGAAAGGGTTTGGCCATCGGATCGATGAAATGTGGAGTGATGTGTCGGTGATACTGGTCGTAAAGCCACACCACACATTCACCGTTGTCGGGGATGATCTGATGGTCAACGTCACCGTCCCACTGTCCGCGGCCCTGTTTGGCGGAATTTTACACGTACGGTCGATCGACCAGAAGTTGTTGACCACTGACATAATTCCTCCATTCCCAACCGCATTACCGATGGTGAAACAGTTCCAGGGCGaaggtatgaaaacacccacTGGCCGCGGTAACCTGTTCGTAAATATATATC CCACCATACCCCGAGTGCCTCATCATTTGCTTTACGACGCGACACGCATCATACATGCGATCGA CGCTCAACATCTGCCACATACTGTAGCGCGCGTAAAA CTCATCAATGGAACCGTCCGCGCGCTTTCCCGCGTTATCACGTTGCTGCTACTTCCACCCAGGACAGCACAGTTTTAA